One Cohnella candidum genomic region harbors:
- a CDS encoding ABC transporter substrate-binding protein — MRKTLGILLAVMLMVSLAACGGSKSGTASESASPSGSAPASPASSNSGEANLKQFEGTTLNVLMKTGYTAQAITDYQSEFEAATGIKLNVEVVDEPTTRKKFILDSTTKQGAYDVIATEFWYMPEFLKLQSLEPLDDYIANKKSPWLSVDDMPQGLKDTYKGTDGKLYSLPVTASGGVLMYRKDLFDQYGIAKPATTADVLAAAKTLKEKLPADVVPFIGRGESSSASFGSTAGWAWAYGASVLDAGGNVTVNSDAMKQAVGDWVTLMKDYGPKDAAAMGWDTMSEVFRQGKAAMNFDMSGFPSVYDNPQNSQVAGKVDTAIITGPANHAAQWMFGEGLAISANSKNKDAAWLFLQWRTSLEVAEKEAADKIRVDFPLDSVYDSAKYQEATKDQPFAKQIQDVMKSIDTTYWPNVAEFDQLGQALQQEIALAIAGKQDVSAALDKAQASIQKILKK, encoded by the coding sequence ATGAGAAAAACGCTAGGTATTCTGCTTGCCGTCATGCTGATGGTATCCTTGGCCGCCTGCGGAGGCTCCAAAAGCGGAACGGCCTCCGAATCGGCCAGCCCGAGCGGATCGGCACCGGCATCGCCCGCTTCTTCCAATTCCGGAGAAGCGAATCTGAAGCAATTCGAAGGCACGACCCTCAACGTCCTCATGAAGACCGGTTATACCGCCCAAGCCATCACGGACTACCAATCCGAGTTCGAAGCGGCGACGGGCATCAAGCTGAACGTCGAAGTGGTGGACGAGCCGACGACCCGCAAGAAGTTCATCCTCGACAGCACGACCAAGCAAGGCGCGTACGACGTCATCGCGACCGAGTTCTGGTACATGCCGGAATTCCTCAAGCTGCAAAGCTTGGAGCCGCTGGACGACTACATCGCGAACAAGAAATCCCCGTGGCTGTCGGTCGACGACATGCCGCAAGGACTGAAAGATACGTACAAAGGCACCGACGGCAAACTGTACTCCTTGCCGGTTACCGCGTCCGGCGGCGTGCTGATGTACCGCAAAGACCTGTTTGACCAGTACGGCATCGCGAAGCCGGCGACCACGGCCGACGTCCTCGCCGCCGCCAAGACCCTGAAGGAGAAGCTTCCGGCCGACGTCGTGCCGTTCATCGGCCGCGGCGAATCCTCCTCCGCTTCCTTCGGCAGCACGGCGGGCTGGGCATGGGCTTACGGCGCTTCCGTCCTGGATGCCGGCGGCAACGTGACGGTGAACTCCGACGCCATGAAGCAAGCGGTCGGCGACTGGGTCACCCTCATGAAAGACTACGGCCCCAAAGACGCGGCCGCCATGGGCTGGGATACGATGTCCGAGGTGTTCCGCCAAGGCAAGGCGGCCATGAACTTCGACATGAGCGGCTTCCCGAGTGTGTACGACAACCCGCAGAACTCCCAAGTCGCCGGCAAGGTGGACACCGCGATCATCACCGGACCGGCCAACCATGCCGCGCAATGGATGTTCGGCGAAGGGCTCGCCATCAGCGCCAACTCCAAGAACAAAGACGCCGCGTGGCTGTTCCTGCAATGGAGGACGAGCCTTGAGGTGGCGGAGAAGGAAGCGGCGGACAAGATCCGCGTCGACTTTCCGCTCGACTCGGTCTACGACTCCGCGAAGTATCAGGAAGCGACGAAGGACCAGCCGTTCGCTAAGCAAATCCAAGACGTCATGAAATCGATCGACACGACGTATTGGCCGAACGTGGCGGAATTCGACCAGCTCGGACAAGCGCTCCAGCAGGAAATCGCGCTCGCGATCGCCGGCAAGCAAGACGTGTCCGCGGCGCTGGATAAGGCGCAGGCTTCCATCCAGAAAATCCTGAAAAAATAA
- a CDS encoding carbohydrate ABC transporter permease, translated as MNRLLRNPALWFLLPALIIFALLGIYPTLQALWTSFFNYTLTDPTSREFIGLRNYGTVLTDVRFWEALGRSVLFVSVSVSVSFVVGLLVSLMLSKIRHLQTFYQVAFLIPMVISPTVAAYNFKFMYNYNFGIFNRMLSAVGLPKIDFLSNTAYALWSTVLIDIWQWTPLVILILLAGIETLSREPYEAAAIDGARPLRVFCSVTLPMLKPFIVIALLLRLMDSLKVYESIQLVTAGGPGTSSETLNTYLATVGFSWFDMGHGSALGFIAMNITSMLCFILVKYTNTFNGGDRR; from the coding sequence TTGAACCGCCTGCTGCGTAACCCTGCCCTGTGGTTCCTGCTTCCCGCCCTGATCATCTTCGCGCTGCTCGGCATCTACCCTACCCTGCAGGCGTTGTGGACGAGTTTCTTCAATTACACGCTCACGGATCCTACGTCCCGGGAGTTCATCGGCCTACGGAATTACGGCACCGTCCTTACGGACGTCCGCTTCTGGGAAGCGCTCGGCCGTTCTGTCCTGTTTGTGTCGGTCAGCGTGAGTGTCTCCTTCGTCGTCGGCCTCCTGGTCTCCCTGATGCTGTCCAAGATCCGGCACCTGCAGACGTTCTACCAAGTGGCATTCCTGATCCCGATGGTCATCTCGCCGACGGTCGCCGCCTATAACTTCAAGTTCATGTACAACTACAATTTCGGCATTTTCAACCGGATGCTCTCAGCGGTCGGCTTGCCCAAAATCGATTTTCTCAGCAATACGGCCTATGCGCTCTGGTCCACCGTCCTGATCGACATCTGGCAATGGACGCCGCTCGTCATCCTGATCCTGCTGGCCGGCATCGAGACGCTGTCGCGCGAACCTTACGAGGCGGCGGCCATCGACGGCGCAAGGCCGCTGCGCGTTTTCTGCAGCGTGACCTTGCCGATGCTCAAGCCGTTCATCGTGATCGCGCTGCTGCTCCGCCTCATGGATTCCCTGAAGGTATACGAATCCATCCAGCTCGTCACCGCGGGCGGCCCGGGGACCTCCTCGGAGACGCTCAACACGTATCTCGCCACGGTCGGCTTCAGCTGGTTCGACATGGGCCATGGTTCGGCGCTCGGCTTCATCGCCATGAATATCACATCCATGCTTTGCTTCATTCTCGTCAAGTACACCAACACGTTCAACGGAGGAGACCGCCGATGA
- a CDS encoding carbohydrate ABC transporter permease, which produces MKAKAKQPLLHAGLWIYLVVTLFPFLWLVTTSLKPAKSVNSADFLGFFSPVLDNYRAIFTEGQFTDRLWNSIVISFATVLITVAVGSLAGYAIARMNIRKKENLFFFILTTRMAPPVAFGVPFFLLMTKVHLLDSRLGMIGVYVFMNLALCVWLTRGFFDEIPKEIEEAAYVDGCTTLTSFFRITLPLSIGGLITTAVLVFIMTWNEFFFASILTRNVAATYPVHLTTYFGSREIEWGKLAAASTVVSAIPIVFAILTRKYMVRGFSLGAVRNSK; this is translated from the coding sequence ATGAAAGCGAAAGCCAAACAGCCGCTCCTTCACGCCGGTCTGTGGATCTACCTGGTCGTGACGCTGTTCCCGTTCCTCTGGCTCGTCACCACGTCGTTAAAACCTGCCAAATCCGTCAACTCCGCCGACTTCCTGGGCTTCTTCTCGCCCGTGCTCGACAATTACCGGGCCATCTTCACGGAAGGGCAGTTCACGGACCGGCTGTGGAACAGCATCGTCATCAGCTTCGCTACCGTGCTCATCACCGTCGCGGTCGGCAGCCTCGCGGGTTATGCGATCGCGCGCATGAACATCCGGAAGAAGGAGAACCTGTTCTTCTTCATTCTCACGACCCGCATGGCGCCGCCCGTCGCGTTCGGCGTTCCCTTCTTCCTGCTCATGACGAAAGTCCACCTGCTGGATTCCCGGCTCGGGATGATCGGCGTTTACGTGTTCATGAACCTGGCGCTCTGCGTCTGGCTCACCCGCGGATTTTTCGACGAAATCCCGAAGGAGATCGAGGAAGCCGCCTACGTGGACGGCTGCACGACGCTCACTTCCTTCTTCCGCATCACGCTGCCCTTGTCGATAGGGGGACTCATCACGACGGCCGTCCTGGTCTTCATCATGACATGGAACGAATTCTTCTTCGCGTCGATCCTGACGCGCAACGTGGCGGCGACCTATCCGGTCCATCTGACGACGTACTTCGGGTCCCGCGAGATCGAATGGGGCAAGCTGGCGGCGGCATCGACCGTCGTAAGCGCCATCCCGATCGTATTCGCCATCCTGACGAGGAAATACATGGTCCGGGGCTTCTCGCTGGGAGCCGTCCGGAATTCGAAATAA
- a CDS encoding RidA family protein: MDQDKVLEKLESLGLKLPRVAPAVATYVPAVRTGSLLFISGQGPIEDGKYKYVGKVGGELTLEQGYDAAKHVMLNCLAVIKNELGSLDKVKRIVKLLAWVNSAPGFNRQPMVINGGSDLLVELFGERGRHARSAVAANELPFDIPVEIEMIVECE, encoded by the coding sequence GTGGATCAAGACAAGGTACTGGAGAAATTGGAATCGCTCGGCTTGAAGCTGCCCCGGGTAGCTCCTGCCGTCGCGACATACGTGCCGGCCGTGCGGACGGGCAGCCTGCTGTTCATTTCGGGCCAAGGTCCCATCGAGGACGGAAAATACAAATACGTCGGCAAAGTCGGCGGCGAGCTGACGCTCGAGCAGGGATATGACGCGGCCAAACACGTGATGCTCAACTGCCTGGCCGTAATCAAGAACGAGCTCGGCAGCCTGGATAAAGTGAAGCGGATCGTGAAACTGCTGGCTTGGGTGAACAGCGCGCCAGGCTTCAACCGGCAGCCCATGGTCATCAACGGCGGTTCGGATCTGCTCGTCGAGTTGTTCGGCGAACGCGGCAGACACGCTCGTTCGGCCGTCGCGGCCAACGAGCTGCCTTTTGACATTCCGGTGGAAATCGAAATGATCGTCGAATGCGAATAA
- a CDS encoding sugar kinase, which yields MNDIVTLGESMVVFDPSSTGPLRHVSEFKKHMAGAESNVAIGLARLGHRAGWLSRVGDDEFGRYITGTLKSEGIDVSRVIADAGASTGVMFKERRNNRLMNVYYYRSNSAASRLCSEDVDKEWIRASRMLHVTGITPALSDSCHAAVCQAIRYAREAGVPVSFDLNLRLKLWDADKACETLLALIPECTYFLPGYSEGRLLTGIASIEDMARYFHRMGPEAVVIKDGKKGAYLYDRDGGRWIEACRVEEVADPIGAGDAFAAGFLSGVLKGQSHAEAVMLGNVLGSYAVTIKGDWEGLPDLTELECLYPVEDTVR from the coding sequence ATGAACGACATCGTTACGCTCGGGGAGAGCATGGTCGTATTCGATCCTTCCTCAACGGGTCCGCTTCGGCATGTGAGCGAATTCAAGAAACACATGGCGGGGGCGGAGAGCAACGTCGCGATCGGCCTCGCCAGGCTAGGACACCGCGCGGGCTGGCTCAGCCGCGTCGGCGACGACGAATTCGGGCGATACATTACCGGGACGTTGAAATCGGAAGGCATCGACGTGAGCCGGGTCATCGCCGATGCCGGGGCGTCCACCGGCGTCATGTTCAAGGAACGACGGAACAACCGGCTGATGAACGTCTATTACTACCGTTCGAACTCAGCGGCTTCCCGCCTATGTTCGGAAGACGTCGATAAGGAATGGATCCGGGCCTCCCGCATGTTGCACGTCACGGGCATCACGCCGGCCTTGAGCGATTCATGCCACGCGGCCGTCTGCCAAGCGATCCGTTATGCCAGGGAGGCTGGCGTACCGGTCTCCTTCGACCTGAATCTCCGGTTGAAGCTGTGGGACGCGGATAAAGCTTGTGAAACGCTGCTGGCCCTGATTCCCGAATGCACGTACTTCCTGCCCGGCTATTCGGAAGGACGCCTGTTGACGGGGATTGCCTCCATTGAAGATATGGCTCGCTATTTTCACCGGATGGGGCCTGAGGCGGTCGTCATTAAAGACGGTAAGAAGGGCGCATATCTATACGACCGGGATGGCGGCCGATGGATCGAGGCTTGCCGGGTGGAAGAAGTCGCCGATCCGATCGGGGCGGGCGACGCCTTCGCGGCGGGATTCTTGTCCGGCGTGCTGAAGGGGCAATCCCATGCGGAGGCCGTCATGCTCGGAAACGTGCTCGGTTCTTACGCGGTCACGATCAAGGGCGATTGGGAAGGGCTGCCCGATCTCACGGAGCTGGAATGCCTGTATCCCGTAGAAGACACGGTTCGCTGA
- a CDS encoding creatininase family protein produces MRTLSNVLWSSHTTYELKRIIEEENPIVIVTVGATEQHGTHLAINTDTDLGFSLAQRVAQASPIRTLVLPPVWSGFSPHHMDFTGTITLRQSTLFAMVNDIIECLIRHGVERVLLLNSHGGNISLLKTVVDEIGVQHGISPVYVTYWNLISDVIGDIRESEMGGISHACELETSLKMLFSPEDVRQEEIRDVMLDSTPYFGNDMFAPNKYGVYKPFKAWTELGQIGAPSLASKEKGERIADAIIAKFADLIQVVWGGEEAK; encoded by the coding sequence GTGAGGACATTGAGCAACGTTTTGTGGAGTTCCCATACGACTTACGAATTGAAGCGCATCATCGAAGAAGAGAACCCGATCGTTATCGTTACGGTAGGCGCGACGGAGCAGCACGGCACGCATCTGGCCATCAACACGGATACCGACCTCGGGTTCAGCTTGGCCCAGCGCGTGGCCCAAGCCTCCCCGATTCGAACGCTGGTCCTGCCGCCCGTATGGTCCGGGTTTTCCCCGCACCACATGGATTTCACCGGCACGATTACGCTTCGCCAATCCACGCTGTTCGCCATGGTGAACGACATCATCGAATGCCTCATCCGACATGGCGTGGAACGCGTGCTTCTCTTGAACAGCCATGGGGGGAACATCTCCCTGCTGAAAACGGTCGTTGACGAGATCGGTGTCCAGCATGGCATATCTCCGGTCTACGTGACGTATTGGAATCTGATTTCCGATGTCATCGGGGACATTCGGGAGTCCGAAATGGGCGGGATCAGCCATGCATGCGAGCTGGAGACCTCTCTTAAAATGCTGTTTTCTCCTGAGGACGTCCGGCAAGAGGAAATCCGGGACGTCATGCTGGACAGCACGCCGTATTTCGGCAACGACATGTTCGCGCCTAACAAATACGGCGTTTATAAGCCTTTCAAGGCTTGGACGGAGCTCGGCCAGATCGGCGCTCCATCGCTGGCTTCGAAGGAGAAAGGCGAGCGGATCGCGGACGCGATCATCGCCAAATTCGCGGATCTGATTCAAGTCGTATGGGGAGGAGAGGAAGCCAAATGA
- a CDS encoding mandelate racemase/muconate lactonizing enzyme family protein, protein MKIADIQAIPVSVPLLKPFKAAYGVRATADFVIVKVITEDGMTGLGEAATIPIYDEGSQAGVVFSIGKYFKPLLVGQDPRNIGLIHDIMSRTVKGERYAKSAIDYALYDLTAKSYGVPVYQLLGGNNRPVQVTAVFSASDPEQLAAEALKKKQEGYRVFKLKVGTEHEADVARVKLIRETIGYDVQLRLDGNEAWTGKEALKKLADFEPYRPAHIEQPVPHWDLDGLRMVRDHSPTPVVIDESVLTLKDAFRVSAYVGGDILNIKTARSGGLFPSLKLAAVAESAGIKPLLGSMLELGVGTVANGHFCAALTGSDLASELVGPQFVKKDILKVDLSYEDGCLVLPEGPGWGVELDEDAVRDFTVR, encoded by the coding sequence ATGAAAATCGCGGACATTCAAGCCATTCCCGTCAGCGTCCCATTGTTGAAACCGTTCAAAGCCGCCTACGGCGTCCGGGCGACGGCCGACTTCGTCATCGTAAAGGTGATCACCGAGGATGGCATGACCGGACTCGGCGAAGCGGCCACCATTCCGATTTACGACGAGGGCAGTCAGGCGGGCGTCGTCTTCTCGATCGGCAAGTATTTCAAGCCGCTACTGGTCGGCCAGGACCCGCGCAACATCGGCCTTATTCATGACATCATGAGCCGGACGGTCAAGGGTGAACGCTATGCCAAGAGCGCCATTGACTACGCACTGTACGATCTGACCGCCAAGTCTTACGGAGTGCCGGTCTATCAACTGCTGGGAGGCAACAACCGCCCGGTCCAGGTGACGGCCGTGTTCAGCGCCAGCGATCCGGAACAGCTCGCGGCCGAAGCGTTGAAGAAGAAGCAGGAAGGGTATCGGGTCTTCAAGTTGAAGGTCGGCACGGAGCACGAGGCCGACGTCGCCCGCGTGAAACTGATCCGGGAAACGATCGGCTACGACGTGCAGCTCCGGTTGGACGGCAATGAGGCTTGGACAGGCAAGGAAGCGCTGAAGAAGCTGGCGGATTTCGAACCGTACCGTCCGGCCCACATCGAACAGCCCGTTCCCCATTGGGATTTGGACGGGCTCCGCATGGTCCGCGACCACAGCCCGACTCCCGTCGTCATCGACGAAAGCGTCCTGACGCTGAAGGATGCCTTCCGCGTGTCGGCCTACGTGGGCGGCGACATCCTGAACATCAAGACCGCGAGGTCCGGCGGCTTATTCCCTTCGCTGAAGCTTGCCGCGGTGGCCGAATCCGCCGGAATCAAACCGCTCCTCGGCAGCATGCTGGAGCTGGGCGTCGGAACGGTGGCGAACGGGCACTTCTGCGCGGCGCTCACCGGGTCGGACCTGGCCTCGGAGCTTGTCGGTCCGCAGTTCGTGAAGAAAGACATCCTGAAAGTCGACCTCTCCTACGAAGACGGCTGCCTCGTCCTCCCGGAAGGACCGGGCTGGGGCGTCGAGCTCGACGAAGACGCCGTCCGGGACTTCACCGTCCGATGA
- a CDS encoding bifunctional 4-hydroxy-2-oxoglutarate aldolase/2-dehydro-3-deoxy-phosphogluconate aldolase: protein MNPVTEQVLRQRIVSILRNVPDEHLVKAVGVLAGNGIRAVEVTLNTPGALEQIARLRKEYGNEMLIGAGTVITGEDAEAAIRAGAAFLITPCVTEEAATVAREAGIPVYMGAMTPSEIVRASRLGADIVKVFPCGSLGPGYLKEVLAPLNGTPLMAVGGVAPENVGEYLRAGAVCAGVGGSLVSARDFTLDGWELLLADRSRRYVEAIAKVL from the coding sequence ATGAACCCGGTTACGGAACAGGTCCTGCGGCAGCGGATCGTCTCCATTCTGCGCAACGTCCCCGACGAGCATCTGGTGAAAGCCGTCGGCGTGCTGGCAGGCAACGGGATCCGGGCCGTGGAAGTGACGCTTAATACGCCGGGAGCGTTGGAGCAGATAGCTCGTCTCCGCAAGGAGTACGGGAATGAAATGCTGATTGGAGCGGGAACCGTGATCACGGGGGAAGACGCGGAGGCGGCCATCCGGGCGGGAGCCGCGTTCCTGATCACGCCGTGCGTGACGGAAGAAGCCGCGACCGTCGCCCGCGAGGCCGGGATTCCGGTGTACATGGGCGCGATGACGCCAAGCGAAATCGTCCGGGCGTCGAGGCTGGGCGCCGACATCGTGAAGGTGTTTCCATGCGGCAGCCTCGGGCCCGGGTACCTCAAGGAAGTGCTCGCTCCCCTGAACGGTACGCCGCTCATGGCCGTCGGCGGCGTGGCGCCCGAGAATGTGGGCGAATACTTGCGCGCGGGGGCCGTCTGCGCGGGCGTCGGCGGGAGCCTGGTGAGCGCGCGCGACTTTACTTTGGACGGATGGGAGTTGCTTCTTGCGGACCGGTCACGGCGTTATGTCGAGGCGATCGCGAAAGTTTTATAA